The Magnetospirillum sp. 15-1 genome has a window encoding:
- a CDS encoding bifunctional [glutamine synthetase] adenylyltransferase/[glutamine synthetase]-adenylyl-L-tyrosine phosphorylase, with translation MSFPLDQRFFPGVADPSRVEVGLARWREAADAQDDTELAAFMRTLPGQDGIGGLLRGVFANSPFLTLCLEKEPAFLRHALEVGPDAALDALIADLKADLGTETDFNRLMRNLRVAKRRCSLLAALADLGGAWPLEKVTGSLALMAETAIRLGLAFLLRREAERGNLLLPHPEEPEKGCGVIVLGMGKLGARELNYSSDIDLIVFYDHEKLVYTGKRSIQECIIALTKELVRVLDERTADGYVFRTDLRLRPDPGSTPPAVALVAAEAYYEGFGQNWERAAMIKARLVAGDEETGAAFIRFLRPFIWRKSLDFAAIQDIHSIKRQINAHKGGRSIAVAGHNVKLGRGGIREIEFFAQTQQLIWGGRQPEMRVSGTMAALDALAAAGHVTPEVVADMAAAYRYLRTLEHRLQMVDDKQTQTLPTNPQILAEIAAFMGAADMDAFSADLTRHLQTVEHHYAGLFEDAPPLGAGGNLVFTGGENDPETVHTITEMGFANADAVCSTIRGWHHGRVRATRSTRARELLTELTPALLSALATTTAPDDAFMRFDEFLTRLPAGVPLFSLFYANPSLLELVAEIMGDAPLLAEHLARHTTTLDSVLQANFFEPLPPQDVLEAELAKALSEADDFQLVLDVTRRWANDRKFQVGVLTLRNVVEAGEAAGALSDVAGAILRQLGAKVEEEFARAHGHVPGGAWVILAMGKAGGREMSATSDLDLILVYDCPEDTEESDGSRPLAPAVWFSRLTQRMVNALTAKTGEGTLYEVDMRLRPSGNSGPIASSLEAFRRYQEEAAWTWEHMALTRARVVAGDPALAERVNAIIRRTLTRPRDRAKLLLDVADMRERMAKEHKAGSLWEVKHLRGGLVDIEFTAQYLQLAHGPDHPEMLDSNTAQALDKAAGAGVLERADCTTLTEALRLWSAVQTVLRQTIAGGFDEHTAPRGLKDVLVRAAGMTDFKSLTDRMEDCAASAHEVFRRLIDRPAAEMKEQETAQ, from the coding sequence GTGAGTTTTCCCCTCGATCAACGTTTCTTCCCCGGTGTTGCCGATCCGTCCCGCGTCGAGGTCGGATTGGCCCGCTGGCGGGAAGCCGCCGATGCCCAGGACGACACCGAACTGGCGGCCTTCATGCGGACCCTGCCGGGCCAGGACGGGATCGGCGGCCTGTTGCGCGGCGTCTTCGCCAATTCGCCCTTCCTGACCCTGTGCCTGGAAAAGGAGCCCGCCTTCCTGCGCCATGCGCTGGAGGTGGGACCGGATGCGGCGCTGGACGCGCTGATCGCCGATCTGAAGGCCGATCTGGGCACCGAAACAGACTTCAACCGCCTGATGCGGAACCTGCGCGTCGCCAAGCGCCGCTGTTCGCTGCTGGCCGCCCTGGCCGATCTGGGCGGCGCATGGCCGCTGGAGAAGGTCACCGGCTCCCTGGCCCTGATGGCGGAAACTGCCATCCGTCTGGGCCTCGCCTTCCTGCTGCGCCGCGAGGCCGAGCGCGGCAATCTGCTTTTGCCCCACCCCGAGGAGCCGGAAAAAGGCTGCGGCGTCATCGTGCTGGGCATGGGCAAGCTGGGCGCCCGCGAGCTGAATTATTCCAGCGATATCGACCTGATCGTCTTCTACGACCACGAAAAGCTGGTCTATACCGGCAAGCGCTCCATCCAGGAATGCATCATCGCGCTTACCAAGGAACTGGTGCGCGTCCTCGACGAGCGCACCGCCGACGGCTACGTCTTCCGCACCGATCTGCGGCTGCGCCCCGACCCCGGCTCGACGCCGCCCGCCGTGGCCCTGGTGGCGGCCGAGGCCTATTACGAGGGCTTCGGCCAGAACTGGGAACGCGCCGCCATGATCAAGGCCCGGCTGGTGGCCGGCGACGAGGAGACGGGGGCCGCCTTCATCCGCTTCCTGCGTCCCTTCATCTGGCGCAAGTCCCTGGACTTCGCCGCCATCCAGGACATCCATTCCATCAAGCGCCAGATCAACGCCCACAAGGGCGGGCGCTCCATCGCCGTGGCCGGGCACAACGTCAAGCTGGGGCGCGGCGGCATTCGCGAGATCGAATTCTTCGCCCAGACCCAGCAGTTGATCTGGGGCGGCCGCCAGCCGGAGATGCGGGTGTCGGGGACCATGGCGGCGCTGGACGCCCTGGCCGCCGCCGGCCACGTCACCCCCGAGGTGGTCGCGGACATGGCCGCCGCCTACCGCTATCTGCGCACCCTCGAACACCGCCTGCAGATGGTCGACGACAAGCAGACCCAGACCCTGCCCACCAACCCGCAAATACTGGCCGAGATCGCCGCCTTCATGGGAGCGGCGGACATGGACGCCTTCTCGGCCGACCTGACCCGCCACCTGCAGACCGTCGAGCACCACTATGCCGGCCTGTTCGAGGACGCGCCGCCGCTGGGCGCCGGCGGCAATCTGGTCTTCACCGGCGGCGAGAACGACCCCGAGACGGTGCACACCATCACCGAGATGGGCTTTGCCAACGCCGACGCGGTGTGCTCGACCATTCGCGGCTGGCATCACGGACGGGTGCGGGCCACCCGCTCGACCCGGGCGCGCGAGTTGCTTACCGAGTTGACGCCGGCCCTGCTGTCGGCCCTGGCCACCACCACGGCGCCCGACGACGCCTTCATGCGCTTCGACGAGTTCCTGACCCGCCTGCCGGCCGGGGTGCCGCTGTTCTCGCTGTTCTACGCCAACCCCTCCCTGCTGGAACTGGTGGCGGAGATCATGGGCGACGCGCCCCTGCTGGCCGAGCATCTGGCGCGGCACACCACCACGCTCGATTCCGTGCTGCAGGCCAATTTCTTCGAGCCCCTGCCGCCCCAGGACGTTCTCGAGGCCGAACTGGCCAAGGCGCTGTCCGAGGCCGACGACTTCCAACTGGTCCTCGACGTGACACGACGCTGGGCCAACGACCGCAAGTTCCAGGTGGGCGTGCTGACGCTCCGCAACGTGGTCGAGGCCGGTGAGGCGGCCGGCGCGCTTTCCGACGTGGCCGGGGCCATCCTCCGCCAGTTGGGAGCCAAGGTGGAGGAGGAATTCGCCCGCGCCCACGGCCATGTGCCGGGCGGGGCCTGGGTGATCCTCGCCATGGGCAAGGCCGGGGGGCGCGAGATGTCGGCCACCTCGGACCTGGACCTGATCCTGGTCTACGACTGCCCGGAGGATACGGAGGAATCCGACGGCTCGCGGCCGCTGGCTCCCGCCGTGTGGTTCTCCCGCCTTACCCAGCGCATGGTCAACGCGCTGACCGCCAAGACCGGCGAGGGCACGCTGTACGAGGTGGACATGCGCCTGCGGCCCTCGGGCAATTCCGGGCCCATCGCGTCCAGTTTGGAAGCCTTCCGCCGCTATCAGGAGGAAGCGGCCTGGACCTGGGAGCACATGGCCCTGACCCGCGCCCGCGTGGTGGCCGGCGACCCGGCCCTGGCCGAACGGGTGAACGCCATCATCCGCCGGACCCTGACCAGGCCCCGCGACCGGGCCAAGCTGCTGCTCGACGTGGCCGACATGCGCGAGCGCATGGCCAAGGAGCACAAGGCCGGCAGCCTGTGGGAAGTAAAGCACCTGCGCGGCGGGCTGGTGGACATCGAGTTCACCGCCCAGTACCTGCAACTGGCCCATGGCCCCGACCATCCGGAGATGCTCGACAGCAATACCGCCCAGGCCTTGGACAAGGCCGCCGGAGCCGGAGTGCTGGAGCGGGCCGACTGCACCACCCTGACCGAGGCCCTGCGGCTGTGGTCGGCGGTGCAGACCGTGCTGCGCCAGACCATCGCCGGCGGCTTCGACGAGCATACAGCGCCGCGCGGCCTCAAGGACGTGCTGGTGCGGGCCGCCGGAATGACCGATTTCAAGAGCCTCACCGACCGCATGGAAGACTGTGCCGCGAGCGCCCACGAGGTGTTCCGCCGCCTGATCGACCGACCCGCCGCCGAAATGAAGGAACAGGAGACAGCACAATGA
- a CDS encoding nitrate reductase cytochrome c-type subunit produces the protein MKTKIKAIALALALALGMGVTALGVAAGEVQALRHSNANEPDAPPPIYKVMEGTKHERAYRQQPPLVPHTTDKYEIDLKVNQCLRCHEWPYSDQEKAPKISDLHYIDRNGVRQDVVNGNRYFCKQCHVPQNDAKSLVDNKFQAATTNTNIR, from the coding sequence GTGAAGACTAAGATCAAGGCAATCGCCCTCGCGCTGGCCCTGGCGCTGGGTATGGGGGTGACCGCTCTGGGGGTCGCGGCCGGCGAGGTGCAGGCGTTGCGCCACAGCAATGCCAACGAACCCGATGCGCCGCCTCCCATCTACAAGGTGATGGAAGGCACGAAGCACGAGCGTGCCTATCGCCAGCAGCCGCCGCTGGTGCCGCACACCACCGACAAGTACGAGATCGACCTCAAGGTCAATCAGTGCCTGCGTTGCCACGAATGGCCGTACAGCGACCAGGAAAAGGCGCCGAAGATTTCGGACCTGCACTACATCGACCGTAACGGCGTGCGCCAGGACGTGGTCAACGGCAACCGCTATTTCTGCAAGCAGTGCCATGTGCCGCAGAATGACGCCAAGTCGCTGGTCGACAACAAGTTCCAGGCCGCCACGACCAACACCAACATCCGCTAG
- a CDS encoding NAD(P)H-quinone oxidoreductase, with protein sequence MLPETMTCIEISTPGAPEVLKPATRPVPVPKAGEVLIKVAAAGINRPDVLQRQGAYPAPPGASDLPGLEVAGIVAALGDGVTSPALGTQVCALAPGGGYAEYCTVDARHCLALPKGYDMIRAAALPETFFTVWHNVVERGALKAGERFLVHGGAGGIGTTAIQLAKALGATVFATANGEAKCKACRDLGADVAIDYSAADFVEVIKAETKGKGIDVILDMVGGDYIARNIKSLAADGRLVSIAFLRGSSAEINLMPVMLKRLTLTGSTLRPQSNDAKARMAAGLAETVWPLLDQGRIAPLIHAVFPLAEAAKAHALMESNSHMGKIVLQV encoded by the coding sequence ATGCTGCCCGAGACCATGACCTGCATCGAGATTTCCACCCCCGGCGCGCCCGAGGTGCTGAAGCCCGCCACCCGGCCGGTGCCGGTTCCCAAGGCCGGTGAAGTCCTGATCAAGGTGGCGGCGGCGGGCATCAACCGCCCCGACGTGCTGCAGCGCCAGGGGGCCTATCCCGCCCCGCCCGGCGCCTCGGACCTGCCCGGCCTGGAAGTGGCGGGAATTGTCGCCGCCCTGGGCGACGGGGTCACCTCGCCCGCCCTCGGCACCCAGGTCTGCGCCCTGGCCCCCGGCGGCGGCTATGCCGAATACTGCACGGTGGATGCGCGCCACTGCCTGGCCCTGCCCAAGGGCTACGACATGATCCGCGCCGCCGCCCTGCCCGAGACCTTCTTCACCGTCTGGCACAACGTGGTGGAGCGCGGAGCGCTGAAGGCCGGCGAACGCTTCCTGGTCCATGGCGGAGCCGGCGGCATCGGCACCACCGCCATCCAGCTGGCCAAGGCGCTGGGCGCTACCGTGTTCGCCACCGCCAACGGCGAGGCGAAGTGCAAGGCCTGCCGCGACCTGGGCGCCGACGTGGCCATCGACTATTCCGCCGCCGACTTCGTCGAGGTGATCAAGGCCGAGACCAAGGGCAAGGGCATCGACGTCATCCTCGACATGGTGGGCGGCGACTACATCGCCCGCAACATCAAGAGTCTGGCCGCCGACGGGCGTCTGGTCTCCATCGCCTTCCTGCGTGGCAGCAGCGCCGAGATCAACCTGATGCCGGTGATGCTGAAGCGCCTGACCCTCACCGGCTCGACGCTCCGCCCGCAATCCAACGACGCCAAGGCGCGCATGGCCGCCGGTCTGGCGGAAACCGTGTGGCCGCTGCTCGACCAGGGCCGGATCGCGCCCTTGATTCACGCCGTTTTCCCCCTGGCCGAGGCCGCCAAGGCCCACGCCCTGATGGAAAGCAACAGCCATATGGGCAAGATCGTGCTGCAGGTTTGA
- a CDS encoding DUF1192 domain-containing protein — protein MDADDLEPRKKPQTQRNLDPMSIEELKDYILELQGEIARTQEAITRKQAVKMGAEAFFKR, from the coding sequence ATGGACGCCGACGATTTGGAACCGCGCAAGAAGCCCCAGACGCAGAGGAACCTCGATCCCATGTCCATCGAGGAACTGAAGGACTACATCCTTGAACTGCAGGGCGAGATCGCCCGTACCCAGGAGGCCATCACCCGCAAGCAGGCGGTAAAGATGGGAGCCGAGGCGTTTTTCAAACGGTAA
- a CDS encoding cytochrome c3 family protein produces the protein MSTENPAKQGLLREWWNALRSPSSRWSLGTLIVVGFVGGVIFWGGFNTVLELTNTEAFCLSCHEMEQNVYREYRGTIHDSNRSGVRATCPDCHVPRPWIYKIQRKIQASNEVLHKILGTIDTREKFEAKRIELAKHEWSRMKSTDSRECRNCHNFGAFDLTRQQARARNRHSEAEQQGKTCIDCHKGIAHQLPAGAFKAERELNESVGGAVKP, from the coding sequence ATGAGCACTGAGAATCCGGCCAAGCAAGGTCTGTTGCGTGAATGGTGGAATGCGTTGCGCAGCCCCAGCAGCCGCTGGTCCCTGGGCACGTTGATCGTGGTGGGGTTTGTCGGCGGCGTCATCTTCTGGGGCGGCTTCAACACCGTCCTGGAACTGACCAATACCGAGGCCTTCTGCCTTAGCTGCCACGAGATGGAACAGAACGTTTATCGCGAATATCGTGGCACCATCCACGATTCCAACCGTTCCGGCGTGCGGGCCACCTGCCCGGACTGCCACGTGCCGCGTCCGTGGATCTACAAGATCCAGCGCAAGATCCAGGCCTCCAACGAGGTGCTGCACAAGATCCTGGGCACCATCGACACGCGCGAGAAGTTCGAGGCCAAGCGCATCGAACTGGCCAAGCACGAGTGGAGCCGCATGAAGTCCACCGATTCCCGCGAGTGCCGTAACTGCCACAACTTCGGGGCCTTCGACCTGACCCGGCAGCAGGCGCGCGCGCGCAACCGTCACTCCGAGGCGGAGCAGCAGGGCAAGACCTGCATCGACTGCCACAAGGGTATCGCCCACCAGCTTCCCGCCGGCGCCTTCAAGGCCGAGCGCGAGCTGAACGAAAGCGTGGGTGGGGCGGTCAAGCCGTAG
- a CDS encoding peroxiredoxin, whose translation MTTAPGTTSVGTPAPAFAMECDDGKVALADYRGKVLILYFYPKDDTSGCTSEAKAFRDLHAEYQAAGVEVLGVSKDSVASHAKFRAKHELPFRLGSDPDGAVCETYGVWKKKSMYGREYMGIERSTFLIDRDGVLRAEWRKVKVTGHAEAVLKAAKGL comes from the coding sequence ATGACCACCGCCCCCGGCACCACCAGCGTCGGCACACCCGCCCCCGCCTTCGCCATGGAATGCGACGACGGCAAGGTCGCCCTGGCCGATTACCGGGGCAAGGTCCTGATACTGTACTTCTATCCCAAGGACGACACCTCGGGCTGCACCTCCGAGGCCAAGGCCTTCCGCGACCTCCATGCCGAGTATCAGGCGGCGGGGGTCGAAGTGCTCGGCGTGTCCAAGGACTCGGTCGCCAGCCACGCCAAGTTCCGCGCCAAGCACGAGTTGCCCTTCCGCCTGGGCTCCGATCCCGACGGCGCGGTGTGCGAGACCTATGGCGTGTGGAAGAAGAAGAGCATGTATGGCCGCGAATACATGGGTATCGAGCGCTCCACCTTCCTGATCGACAGAGACGGCGTGCTGCGTGCCGAATGGCGCAAGGTCAAGGTCACCGGCCACGCCGAGGCGGTGCTGAAGGCGGCCAAGGGGCTGTGA
- a CDS encoding DUF3971 domain-containing protein gives MGLLLVVPLAAWRLSHGPISLEFLTPYIEDALTARDGSLFVRLDATLLQRGDDDRMLEIHVRNVRAYLAGNDVPVVAVPDMALSLSGRALLRGVVAPNSIRLNGPRLALVRDASGHFQFGMPEGGGDDAGLVIARIKDALLGDPDPSKPGRSLQSFSIRGADLMVDDRALGTSWHAPGADLTIRRVPSGLQAKGRIPLDLAGEVGEVSVEAAYAKADGAADAEFRLEGIRPAVLARFGGPAIHLGVIDMPLAGSVRARLNGGGGLETLTFDLSGGAGRLDLPAPFNTVHQVASATLRGELGQGMTRLNLSEVRLDLGGPTFVLAAVVDGLGGETSIKAEGGLRDVPVDQVHDLWPNGLAQNARDWVIPNLSKGVVREATITLSARSPSGRFDDVVIDHLGGEIRPEGVTVDYLHPMPQARNTVGVCTFDASSFRIALTGGEVYGLRLKEGTIVFTGLDKEDQFADIELVIAGPATDALKLIDNPPLRYAQALGIEPGKVGGDAVAKVRLKFPLLKTLRLDDVGIKANATVKKVVIPKVMMGLDLSDGTLELDVDAKGLDATGPVVLAGIPGHLAWRENFSKGQPFRSRYFLKAPEVTEEQRKLLGLDGVPFVAPFTAGPVGAEVTATFSDGGKAEIDAKVDLTTAQMALPGLGWSKPEGKPGSADVLVKLDRKLVASVPRFAVKAGDLDAAGSVAFGPDGAARKVDFSKVRYLRTDGEGSIAIRPGKAGLDVVFKGAAFDAEPVLARDEDAKAGKKKDDADKPPPMTVSATAKSIWMSGQGALSNATATLTRDAQEWQSVHVKGGLGGGKSFTAMVQPGGARQRNFTIGSDDAGATMRVFDIYGDLMGGNLSIDGHIDDSRPEQPYSGVIKVTDYHVRNAPVLARLLTVAALAGILDVLQGEGVSFSSLEAPFTMTEGLVEVRDVRAWGPALGITAKGQIDLDKSRMAMEGTVVPAYALNSVLGNIPVLGWLITGGEKGGGIIAFNYSMKGPTDDPSVVVNPLSALTPGFLRNLFNIFDDGSETNARKPAAKDSK, from the coding sequence GTGGGGCTGTTGCTTGTTGTGCCCCTGGCGGCGTGGCGACTGTCCCACGGCCCGATTTCGCTCGAATTCCTGACCCCCTACATCGAAGATGCGCTGACCGCGCGGGACGGATCGCTGTTCGTCCGGCTCGACGCCACGCTGCTGCAGCGCGGCGATGACGATCGCATGCTGGAAATCCATGTGCGCAACGTGCGGGCCTATCTGGCCGGAAACGACGTTCCGGTGGTGGCGGTGCCCGACATGGCCTTGTCGCTGAGTGGACGGGCGCTGTTGCGCGGTGTCGTCGCTCCCAATTCCATCCGCCTGAACGGCCCCCGTCTCGCCCTGGTCCGCGATGCGTCGGGGCACTTCCAGTTCGGCATGCCCGAAGGCGGCGGCGACGATGCCGGACTGGTGATCGCCCGCATCAAGGACGCTCTGCTGGGCGATCCGGATCCGTCCAAGCCGGGGCGGTCGCTGCAATCCTTCAGCATCCGGGGCGCCGACCTCATGGTCGACGACCGGGCGCTGGGCACAAGCTGGCATGCCCCGGGGGCCGACCTGACCATCCGCCGTGTTCCCTCCGGCCTTCAGGCCAAGGGGCGCATTCCCCTGGATCTGGCCGGCGAGGTGGGCGAGGTGTCGGTGGAGGCCGCCTATGCCAAGGCCGATGGCGCCGCCGACGCCGAGTTTCGCCTGGAGGGAATTCGTCCGGCGGTGCTGGCCCGTTTCGGCGGCCCGGCCATTCATCTGGGGGTGATCGACATGCCCCTGGCCGGCAGCGTGCGGGCGCGCCTGAACGGCGGCGGCGGGCTGGAGACGTTGACCTTCGACCTGTCGGGCGGTGCCGGGCGCCTCGATCTGCCGGCGCCGTTCAATACCGTGCATCAGGTGGCCTCGGCGACGCTGCGCGGTGAACTGGGCCAGGGCATGACCCGCCTGAACCTGTCCGAGGTTCGCCTCGATCTGGGTGGCCCCACCTTCGTGCTGGCGGCGGTGGTGGACGGGCTGGGCGGCGAAACCTCCATCAAGGCCGAGGGCGGTCTGCGCGATGTGCCCGTGGATCAGGTTCACGACCTGTGGCCCAACGGCCTCGCCCAGAACGCCCGCGATTGGGTAATTCCCAATCTGTCCAAGGGTGTGGTGCGCGAGGCGACCATCACGCTTTCGGCCCGCTCGCCCTCGGGCCGCTTCGACGACGTGGTCATCGACCACCTGGGCGGCGAGATCCGTCCCGAGGGCGTTACCGTGGACTATCTCCACCCCATGCCCCAGGCCCGCAACACGGTGGGGGTGTGCACCTTCGACGCCTCGTCGTTTCGCATCGCCCTGACGGGGGGCGAGGTCTACGGCCTGCGTCTCAAGGAAGGCACCATCGTCTTCACGGGGTTGGATAAGGAGGACCAGTTCGCCGACATCGAACTGGTGATCGCCGGTCCCGCCACCGACGCCCTGAAGCTGATCGACAATCCGCCGCTGCGCTATGCCCAGGCGCTGGGTATCGAGCCCGGCAAGGTGGGCGGCGACGCCGTCGCCAAGGTGCGCCTCAAATTTCCGCTGCTGAAGACGCTGCGCCTGGACGACGTGGGCATCAAGGCCAACGCCACCGTCAAGAAGGTGGTCATTCCCAAGGTGATGATGGGTCTCGACCTGTCGGACGGCACGCTGGAACTGGACGTGGACGCCAAGGGGCTGGACGCCACCGGGCCGGTGGTGCTGGCCGGCATTCCCGGCCATCTGGCCTGGCGCGAGAATTTTTCCAAGGGCCAGCCCTTCCGCTCGCGCTATTTCCTCAAGGCGCCCGAGGTCACCGAGGAGCAGCGCAAGCTGCTGGGCCTCGACGGCGTGCCCTTCGTGGCGCCTTTCACCGCCGGCCCGGTGGGGGCGGAGGTCACCGCCACCTTCTCCGACGGCGGCAAGGCCGAGATCGATGCCAAGGTGGACCTGACCACCGCCCAAATGGCCCTTCCCGGCCTGGGGTGGAGCAAGCCCGAGGGCAAGCCCGGCAGCGCCGATGTGCTGGTCAAGCTGGATCGCAAGCTCGTCGCCTCGGTACCGCGCTTCGCCGTCAAGGCCGGCGACCTGGACGCGGCCGGTTCGGTGGCCTTCGGCCCCGACGGGGCGGCGCGCAAGGTCGATTTCTCCAAAGTGCGCTACCTGCGCACCGACGGTGAGGGCTCCATCGCCATCCGGCCCGGCAAGGCGGGGCTGGACGTCGTCTTCAAAGGTGCCGCCTTCGACGCCGAACCGGTGCTGGCCCGTGACGAGGACGCCAAGGCGGGCAAGAAGAAGGACGATGCCGACAAGCCGCCGCCCATGACCGTCTCCGCCACCGCCAAATCCATATGGATGTCGGGCCAGGGGGCGTTGAGCAATGCCACCGCCACCCTGACCCGTGATGCCCAGGAGTGGCAGAGCGTTCACGTCAAGGGCGGCCTGGGAGGCGGCAAGAGCTTTACCGCCATGGTCCAGCCCGGCGGTGCCAGGCAGCGTAATTTCACCATCGGCTCCGATGACGCCGGTGCGACCATGCGGGTCTTCGATATCTATGGCGATCTGATGGGCGGCAACCTGTCCATCGACGGCCATATCGACGATTCCCGCCCGGAACAGCCCTATAGCGGCGTCATCAAGGTGACCGACTATCATGTCCGCAACGCTCCGGTGCTGGCCCGCCTGCTGACCGTGGCGGCGCTGGCCGGCATTCTCGACGTGCTGCAGGGCGAGGGCGTCAGCTTCTCGTCCCTGGAGGCGCCGTTCACCATGACGGAAGGGCTGGTCGAGGTGCGCGACGTGCGGGCCTGGGGGCCGGCGCTGGGCATCACCGCCAAGGGCCAGATCGACCTGGACAAGTCCCGCATGGCCATGGAGGGCACCGTGGTGCCGGCCTATGCGCTGAATTCGGTGCTGGGCAATATCCCGGTCCTGGGCTGGCTGATCACCGGCGGCGAGAAGGGCGGCGGCATCATCGCCTTCAACTACTCCATGAAGGGGCCGACCGACGACCCGTCGGTGGTGGTCAATCCGCTGTCGGCGCTGACCCCCGGATTCCTGCGCAATCTGTTCAACATCTTCGACGATGGCAGCGAGACCAACGCCAGGAAGCCGGCCGCCAAGGATTCCAAATAG
- a CDS encoding ferritin-like domain-containing protein, which yields MTTLSQAACAVLSAAEPAEKCRLTRIFAADWREGRITEVGDTLPPARPARPLRPQLLPPKEMPRRSYGGDRGRIGLIHALAHIELNAIDLGWDIIARFTHESLPRDFASDWVWVALDEVEHFEMLERLLASLGAAYGDLPAHDGLWQAAEKTADDILARLVVVPMTLEARGVDTTPPTMDKLAKNGDALTPPALDVIYHDEIRHVAAGVRWFTFVAERRGLDPRAAYLQYMARHYPAGLKPPFNHEGRAQAAFPRDWYEEMARR from the coding sequence GTGACCACCCTCTCCCAAGCCGCCTGCGCCGTCCTGTCCGCCGCCGAACCGGCGGAGAAGTGCCGCCTGACCCGAATCTTCGCCGCCGACTGGCGCGAGGGGCGCATCACCGAGGTGGGCGACACCCTGCCGCCGGCCCGCCCGGCACGCCCCCTCCGGCCGCAACTGCTGCCGCCCAAGGAGATGCCGCGCCGCTCCTATGGCGGCGACCGGGGGCGCATCGGCCTGATCCATGCCCTGGCCCATATCGAGCTCAACGCCATCGATCTCGGCTGGGATATCATCGCCCGCTTCACCCACGAGAGCCTGCCCCGCGACTTCGCCTCCGACTGGGTGTGGGTGGCGCTCGACGAGGTAGAGCATTTCGAGATGCTGGAGCGCCTGCTGGCTAGCCTGGGCGCCGCCTACGGCGACCTTCCCGCCCATGACGGGTTGTGGCAGGCGGCCGAGAAGACCGCCGACGACATCCTGGCCCGCCTGGTGGTCGTGCCCATGACCCTGGAGGCACGCGGCGTCGACACCACGCCGCCCACCATGGACAAGCTGGCAAAAAACGGCGACGCCCTGACTCCCCCGGCCCTGGACGTCATCTACCACGACGAAATCCGCCACGTGGCGGCGGGGGTGCGCTGGTTCACCTTCGTGGCCGAAAGGCGCGGCCTCGATCCCAGGGCCGCCTATCTCCAGTACATGGCCCGGCACTACCCGGCCGGGCTGAAGCCGCCCTTCAACCATGAAGGCCGCGCCCAAGCGGCCTTTCCCCGCGACTGGTACGAGGAAATGGCGCGAAGATAG
- a CDS encoding cell cycle transcriptional regulator TrcR: MALPLMPKATAVWLVENTALSFEQIADFCGLHPLEVQAIADGEVAAGIVGLDPVANGQLTRAELERCEANPDGSLKLTITDIPQPRAKPKGARYTPVSKRQDRPDAIAWIIKHHPELSDAAISKLVGTTKPTIQSVRDKTHWNAANIKPRNPVTLGMCTEAELEKVVVLSGRSRPVIHDDEPARHDDGPAED, from the coding sequence ATGGCTCTGCCGCTCATGCCCAAGGCGACCGCCGTTTGGCTGGTCGAGAACACCGCTCTCTCCTTCGAGCAGATCGCCGATTTCTGCGGCCTGCATCCGCTCGAAGTCCAGGCCATCGCCGATGGCGAAGTGGCCGCCGGCATCGTCGGTCTTGATCCCGTCGCCAACGGCCAGCTGACCCGCGCCGAGCTCGAGCGCTGCGAGGCCAATCCCGACGGCAGCCTGAAGCTGACCATCACCGACATTCCCCAGCCGCGCGCCAAGCCCAAGGGCGCCCGCTACACCCCCGTCTCCAAGCGTCAGGACCGTCCCGACGCCATCGCCTGGATCATCAAGCACCATCCGGAACTGTCGGATGCCGCCATCTCCAAGCTGGTCGGCACCACCAAGCCGACCATCCAGTCGGTGCGCGACAAGACCCACTGGAACGCCGCCAACATCAAGCCGCGCAACCCGGTCACCCTGGGCATGTGCACCGAGGCCGAACTGGAGAAGGTGGTGGTGCTGTCCGGGCGTTCGCGCCCCGTCATCCACGACGACGAGCCGGCCCGCCACGATGACGGCCCGGCCGAGGATTGA